In Schistosoma mansoni, WGS project CABG00000000 data, supercontig 0420, strain Puerto Rico, whole genome shotgun sequence, the genomic stretch AAGCATTCGACTCCGAAAATGCATTTGGATGGGTTAATGACTATACCGAATCTCTGAAATCTTCCGAAAAGTTGATGTAGGTTATCAACATGTTCGTGGAATGAACTGCTAGCTATTAATACATCGTCGATATACAACGAGAATAAAATTTAAGCCTTTAGTGACCTCATCCATAAATCGCTGAAATGTCTATGCGGCGTTctttaatccaaatggcattctcagaaattcaaacaaaccaaatgGGGTAATGATGGCTGTTTTTGCTATATCTTCAGATGCTACTGGAATTTGATGGTACGCTCGCACAAGGtcgattttagaaaaaatttgTTTACCGTGTAACGTAAGTGAAAACTCGTGTAAATGGGGAATGGGGTAACGATCTGGTAACGTTAAGTTATTTAGTGATCGATAATCACCACAGGGTCGCCAATCCTGATCCCGCTTAGGTACCATGAGGAGTGGGGATGCCCAGGGTCTACTCGACGGACGTATTATTCCAAGTCGCATCATGTGCTCAAATTCGGCTTTTGCAACTGGAAGCTTGTCCGGTGGTAGATGATGAGGACGTGCCGAAACTGGCTGGTTTTTGGTGATGATTCGATGCACCATGGAATGCTGGATGGTGTTTTCGCTGTAATCTGGTTTCGTTAACTTTGgaaatttagataaaatattggCGAATATGTCATTTACTGGAGTGTTGATTTAAATACTATGTATATGATAGTGCGGTTGAATTCCAAGAACTTGGAGTTTTGTGCACGAATCGATAAGTTTTCGTTTATTAACATCGACTAATAAGTTGTAGGAGCTTAGGAAATCTGCAACTAATATGGGGTGAAAGACATCAGCGATAATAAACACCCAGTTTAGTTGACGTCTAATTCCCAAGTCTAATGTCAAGAGTTGTTCtccaaatgtttttatttcagttttattagcTGCTCTCAATGAATATTTTCCACATTTAGAAATAGGTTTCTCGGCTAGCGTAACTGGGATAACACTGACTTCGGCTCCAGTGTCTACTAAGAATTTGTAGCCAGAGGTTTTGTCGAGAACGTGGAAAGGTGAGTAGTAGCATGACCAGTAACATTTGTCGGTACTACTGTCTGGTTGACACCTTTTGGCGAGGAAAATGACCTGAAAAATTTACAGGACGTAAAACACTTCCTAGCTTTGTCACCATACTTTCTGTGGTACCAACAGATGTCgtcatttttgtttgttcttgagttatctcgaTTCTTACTCCCCCGAGAACTAGAGCGCCTGTGGTTGCTTCACCTAGGCTCACGCCTGAGGCTTCCCGCTAGCCACAGCGACCCTCGTACTCGTTGCCGTCACTCCATGCCTAGACCAAGTGCAGCTTTGTTATCTGCTTGAGTTATGGCTCCTTCTACTTGGTTTAGCTGACATTTATTTTGGAGTAAGGTATTTAGTATCTTTGGGTAGTCCGGAGTCAAGACGTGAATCGCCTTACGCTGTTTTCTTTTgggtttatttttatcattagaaGTCTTATTATTGTTTAGATATTTTAGTTTCAGTATGGTTGTGATCATATAATGATCTGTGTTTGCTTCCGTGGAGCGGCTGTTATGAATATCACAGACCAatagttttgaattattttctgttaTCACTAGATCTATGACATGTCCCATTTGGGTCTTCGGATGTACCCAGGTATGGGTCCTGTGTTCTGGTTTAGTGATGAACGAGTTCATTACTCGCAGGTTTAAAGTTTTACATAAGTTTATTAGTTTCATgccattttctgatgtttcagtTTCAAGTTTAATAGCTTTCCCTATGATGTTAGGGTAGTAATTATGAAGGTCCTGGCTTAGCCTGCAATTATAGTCTCCCAAGATGAGTATAGgaagtttatttagtttaaGCTTTTTAATTGTGTCTTTTGGTTTAAGGTAGAATGTTTCTTTACTTCATCATTAGAAGATTCGGTTGGGGCAAAGCAACCGATAAGGTAAATAGTCTGTTTGGTAGCTTTACTGTGTATTTTAATGGTAGCTATTCTACCATCTATCTCTTCAAAATCGGTGGCAGTTATCATAGATTGATCATTTACCAGAAAGCCAACACCAGTATTTCGGTAGTTATTAATGTCTGGGTTAGAGTTATAAAAGCTTAAGCCGTTGTTATCCATATCAATAATTTTAGAGGTCATTCTAGTTTCCGTGATCACTGCTATGTGGTACTTGCGTTCAGCGATTTGCTCTGCGAACTCTTGGAGTTTGCTCTCTTGTGAACAACCACGGACATTCCATAAACCAAATTTtagtttttggtaattttaagcatttttttgtctttttttattccAGGTATATTTGtgcaatgattctttgtagctttcgtaatcaggagtgggtataggtagagagGGTGATTAGCCCGATCTCTACCACCcgggttaccgctcacgttagttcatggaaacagtcccatgatccaggaggcacgacgaagACGTCTGAGTCGGGATTTGCCTGGCAGTAATGGCATAACTAGTGAAATGATAAAGCAAGGTGGTGATAAACTAAATAACATACTACTGAAAATTATGAATCAGATATGGAAAAATCCATGCACTATGCCAGACCACTGGATAGATGCAGatgtaataagtatatataaaaataaaggttTAAGATCCGATCCAAACAACTATAGAAGTATCTTCTTACTAGATACGATAGGAAAGCTATTTGCAGGCATAGTCTGCAATAGACTTGTCCAACAAACAGATAACTATCTCCCCCTAACCCAATTTGGTTTTAGAAAAAATCTGTCCACAGTCCAAGCAATAACGACCTTAAGACATATAATTCAATCCTCTATAGATACAAATAGTACTATAGTCCTCACCTTTGTGGACTTAACTAAAGCGTTTGATACGATACCCAAACAAATAATCCTAAATACTCTAAATAAACTATGCCCTTCAAAAAATATAAACTCCTGTATAACCAAACTATTAGATGACCCCAAGGGTTATCTAAAAAATTCAGAACTAAATTTCACGATGAAAAGGGGAGTGAGACAGGGTAGTAAAGAAGGTCCGGCCATCTTTAACTTAGTCTTTCAAAAAATATTAGAACAAACGATAGACAAAACCCTAAAAGGAGTGACTCTTAAAGACCAATATAACAAGATTTGGACAATTAAACATTTAGAATATGCAGACGATTTATGTTTAATCACTAACACAACGGAGGAGGCTACCAAAGCCTTAAACCACCTACAACAATACTTAACCAGTATTGGTATGGAGATATCAATCTCCAAGActaaatatatgataataaataaaaaagctatcacatcaaatgtcaaaataaacaacaaggatATCGAAGAAGTAGAATCCTTCCACTACCTTGGATCTACCATAAATAACAAAGGTACTCCGGATAGTGCTATCACCTATAATATAGAAAAAGCAAAAAATgctataattaaaattaaaccaATACTTAAATCTAAAGAACTCAACCTTGATACCAAAGCCAAGATGGTGGATTCTTCAATAATCCCAATTCTTACATACGGTCTAGAATCCATAGTACTAAGAAAGCAAGATTGGTCTAGACTAGAAGCGGTGTTAAATACAGTAAGACGGATAATTCTAAATATAAACGATAGAAAACAATATACTGTTGAGCAACTTaaacttaaaataaacttaCCAAACTTAGCCAGTAAAATCATGCAAAATAGACTAAACTTGTGGTATGTAGCGCATAAAAGACCAAATAACCTAATGGTGAGGTCTTCAAATAGTAACTTTGAAAATCAGTGCAACAATAGGAAGGCCCATACTAAAAACTGGCTAAGACAACTATTTCAAGACATTAAAGAAATGGGTGAGCGCCTTCCTAGTAACTGGATAAACCAACCCAACAAGGTTAAAATAAACGCATATCAAGAGCACTTTCCAAAAATAATAGGGAAACGCCAGCTGAACCATGTATGCCAAAATGCAAACTGCAACAGAAAGTTTGCTACAATGAAAGAAATGAACAGACACATAAGAAACGatcaccaaaataaaactagtaGTGAGTCCCAATATAGCTGTCCCTTAAGTGACTGTAACAAAACGTATAAGACGTTGGGTTGGTTAAATAGACACATGCAGTCATGCCACCCACAATATAATCTAACTAAAGCTGAACCCAAAAccaaagttaataaaataaactccaAAAACGATCAAAATAAATGTCCATACCCAGGCTGCAACAAAACTTTACCAACTAAAAAACTCATGTTATTAGACTAACAACATAAACAGTTAGAAGGAACTAAAAAGACAGAGCACGTCATTCACTTGCATCGTGTAAGTAATTTGTGATGGCGGCCAACCATATCGGAACACCTTAGCTAAACAACGGAAAAAGTATGTACAAACGCATCACATACGAAAGCCTGTGTCCGTATTTTATTGCATGAGTAATAATGAcgaaattcataaatttaatgtaataattctttatttttgaCAGACTCAGCAAAATGTTGTTCCTTATtgcggttcattcaaatgctatacgttacgacaaattgtctacaaatatcCCCCAAATATACGAcgtaagggggaaaaatcgacttttcccctaaataaccgacgtgcaggcaaATAAGCGACATTTCCCCTTATTTACGCTTtcgtccgctttatttcccctttgttcgcctttattttccctttattggttgtttggggatAGCTTTTACATGCTTCAGCGAAACAAACTTGTCTAAACATCAAGCTCTAGCAAATATGGCCCTTAAGTGACGTAAATAGACATTGACTAGGGATATCAGCAAGGGTTGAATGGTTATCTGAACCTAATTCTTCATCTCGTTTCTCCACTCGGCATTTCACTATATTTCGAACTATGGACTATCCGACCATTGCCTGACTAATCACATCGTGACAACTCTGCAATTTTTGGATTGCATCTCTCTATTTcttggagtaatgtgttctttggtcttcctcttctcctttggccttcaggattccatgtgagggcttgtcttgtgacgcctgtagctcttccgggggctactgccggtcccaagcccgggcaaaggaggagggttgggcatggggttagcgaccccatcccgtagaaaaccaactcgccaaaaaaacgctaaccagagaaaaaatattcaaaccatttaaactctgccctgggagtagaaggaataattatgacgtctcatggtgaaagccgagttccttcggaagtcatgagaccgatgcaccttctaacaaccagagcaacaatttttatatcaGTATAGTATAGCATGAGTGTAAATAAATGTCCTAgactgaatattgtaaataCATACCTTATTTAAAAGANNNNNNNNNNNNNNNNNNNNNNNNNNNNNNNNNNNNNNNNNNNNNNNNNNNNNNNNNNNNNNNNNNNNNNNNNNNNNNNNNNNNNNNNNNNNNNNNNNNNNNNNNNNNNNNNNNNNNNNNNNNNNNNNNNNNNNNNNNNNNNNNNNNNNNNNNNNNNNNNNNNNNNNNNNNNNNNNNNNNNNNNNNNNNNNNNNNNNNNNGCGCCTTAGAGTAGGCATAAGAATTCGCGATATACGATACTAGTGGTTTTGGCGCTCCCTACGCCCTCGCAACCCGTTTAATAGTGTCGTGGGATACTGAGTCAAACGCTTTTGATACGTCTATCGACGTCATCACCAAGTTATTCCTAGCGAGCTGTGCTTCGCGTAGGATAGAGTGTACTGCAACGACACCCTCAAAGCAGCCATCACGTTTCAAAAACGCCAGTTGGTTGTGGAGGCTCGGCATGGTTTCGCTCCATCGCTTCGTGAGGATGCTGTGCAGACATCGAACCACCACTGAGGTGATCGATATAGGTCTATAGTCCCCTGAACACTAGGGGGCTTCACTTTTTGGTAAGAACACAATACGCCCAAGGTTGAGATGCTCTGGAACAAATTCCAGAGCTAGCATTAGGTTAAGTAGCGCCGTCGTGCGCTCATACTTTCGCTTATCCATTTCCCGTTGAATTATTCCATCGGGTCCGAGTGCAGACCTACCCATTAATCTTAAGGCCAATTGGACATCCGTTACAGTTATCGGTTCGACCAAGGACCAGGCGACGGGACACCTGAACACTACCGGACGGTCATCAGTAACGCTTTCGCTAGAGAAGATATTTTTCCAATACTCCTCGAACTCGCTTGGCACATGACGTGTGTGGGACGACACACACCGTTTTAGACTTACCCTCCGCAGCGACGGTCAGGCTGCGCGATTTCTGTAAGTTAATGTGGAGCCCAGCTTTTTCCAAGCCCGTATTGAGCAGGTTAAGTTTGTTTTGCATTCCGATTTTGGATTCCGCAAAGATCATTACGTCATCCGCAAACAAGACTGAGTCAATCAAACGATCACGTGATGGCTGCTTTAAGGGTGTCGTTGCAGTACACTCTATCCTACGCGAAGCACAGCTCGCTAGGAATAACTTGGTGATGACGTCGATAGACGTATCGAAAGCGTTCGACTGTCTCCCATGAAACTATTAAACGGATGGCGAGAGCGTAGGGAGCGCCAAAACCACTAGTATCGTATATCGCGAATTCTTATGCCTACTCTAAGGCGCTTATACGAGGCGTAGTTAGTCCGATTGGTAGAGGGGTAAGGCAGGGCGATCCGCTCTCGCCGCTTTTGTTCATCATGTGTATGGACGAGGTAATCCAACACACTACACGCGAACACGGGGCAAAGATGGGCGATCGTAGGATTGACTCAATCTTGCTTGCGGACGACGTAATGATCTTTGCGGAATCCAAAATCGGAATGCAAAACAAACTTAATCTACTCAATACGGGCTTGGAAAAAGCTGGGCTCCTCATTAACTTCGACAAAAAGTAGTTAAGTTATTTAAAGGAAGTTGATGCAGCACAGCTTTCTACAGCAAAAACTTTAAAAGGGATGACAGACTACGTGAAAAGTCAGTGATAAATGCAGGACGACTTACATACAAGATACGGATTTTCAATATATAGATAAAAGCCGTGCTAAACAGTCTATGTCACAGTTGTAGCATCGACAAAAAGTAGTTAAGTTATTTAAAGGAAGTTGATGCAGCACAGCTTTCTACAGCAAAAACTTTAAAAGGGATGACAAACTACGTGAAAAGTAAGTGATAGATGCAGCATGACGTACAGTCCAAGACATTATCTCATAGTGTTTATAGGAATGGACTCATTTATAGGAATAGTATCAAGAATATTAAGGCTAATGACAACAAATATTGTATTAACGTTCCGAGAATAAATAGTAAAGCATTCAAGATGTCTTTGCAGACTTACCGATCGAAGAGTTCCGTCTGAAAGGTAATAATAATCCAAAGGGTTTATGTTTAGGATTGTACAAGGAATGTTATTCACCAATTTGTGATCCATGAAGTTAGGATTTCTTTTCAGAACCACGAGGATGATACATTTGTCGAGAAATATGAATCCCCCCAACCTGGTGTTCTTGGCTGGGGGGACAAATGTCGCCAGTTATCAGGAAAAACTTATACGTCCTGAATAAACGTCTTGAGTAGTATTGAATTGACTGAAGTAATCTGGAAACTACGTCGAAGGAACGAAGAAACGACCAAAAACTCAGAACACCGTGGAGAGCAGCGTGCTGTTCACCGGAAGAGAGTCATAGTTACTCCCGCCGTTTACCCGCGCTTGGTTGAATTTCTTCACTTTGACATTCAGAGCACTGGACAGAAATCACATTGCGTCAAAACCAATCAGTGGACATCGCAATGCTTTGTTTTAATTAGACAGTCGGATTCCCCTGGTCCGTGCCAGTTCTGAGTTAGCCGTCGCGCGCCAGACCATGGAAGTACAGCCGCTTGACGCAACGTGGAATATGTCCTCGCGCGTTGCTAGCTGCACGACACTAACAGCTGAAACCACCCACGATCGACCCGGGTCAGAGTCCAGTAACCTCACCACAACGCGCACCGAAGCACACAAAGCAACAAAGAAACCAGTCCCCAACTGGACCGACACGTATCTGATCTCGGCCTGTCTGACTCGGCCCCCACAGCCAATTCTCCTCGCGAAGTTACGGATCCAATTTGCCGACTTCCCTTACCTACATTGTTCAATTGCCAGAGGCTGTTCACCTTGGAGACCTGCTGCGGACATGGGTACGGCCTGCCACGAAAATTATACTGCCTCGCTCGGATTTTCAAGGGCCGACAAGAGCGTTCCGGACACCACAAGAAGGGTGGTGCTTTACAGAAGCTAGATCCCTATCTCCGAACAAGCCGATTCTAGGGGGTGGATGCACTCCTtacgaagaaaagagaactcttcccAGAACTCTCGCCGACGTCTTCGAGGTCGGTTGCGTTACCGCGCTGGGCGCACGCCGAACCAAAGGCCCGACACACACCAATCTCCGTGGACAGTGTCGGGAATATTAACCCGATTCCCTTTCGCTACAGGGGCTGCAATGCAACAGTACGACGAGGACGTCCCGAAACTGTTTGGTTCTTGGTGATGATTCGATGCACCACGGAATGCTGGATGGTGTTTTCGCTGTAATCTGGTGAGCCCGTGTACTTCCTTTCGGAATTGTAGTTTTGAGTTCACTTACAAACATTACGGCGCTAATTTTTCTCTTGGTAGtgattattttttgtatatttatagTGTTTTCATCCGAATCTGAAGGCATTATCCAGGATAACGACCGAACAGAGTTACACGCTCTAAACGTAATAAATGTGCCTCCATTCAGTAGAATAAAACCTCGTATATGGTTTGCACATGTGGAAGTGCAGTTTCAGCGTCGTAACATTCGTTCACAGGAATCGAAATACTCTTTTGTGCTTGGAATTCTACAGACTGAGGTAGCATCTGAGGTATCAGACCTCATAGATAATGTCCCTTTATCAAATGCCTATGAACAGTTGAAACAGGCCATTATTCAACGTACCACACTTTCGGATGAAAAGGAGCTACAACAATTACTGCATGAGTGCGAGCTAGGTGACAAGTCACCCTCTCAATTATTACGCTACATGAGGCAGTTGGCTGGACCTTTAAAGGTTGGTGATATATTTCTGAGAGAAATTTGGCTGCAACGTTTGCCAACAGTAGTCCGGCATATTCTTTGCGCTTCTAACCAGCCTTTAGATTTAGAGAGTCTAGCTAGCATGGCTGACAAAGTTTTAGAAGTAACGCAAGGCACAACACCCTACGTGAAGGCGATATCACAAACTCCGAGTGGCACTCAAACTCCGAACATAGCGTCCTTAACAGCTGAATTAAGCGACTTACGTACACAGCACGCACGCACTGTTGCCAGTCTTGAAAACAAGCTAAATACGTTACAATCAATTATTTCCAATCTCACATCTGGAAAATCTCGCTCTAGTTCTCGAGGGAGTAAGAAtcgagataactcaagaacaaacaaaaatgacGACATCTGTTGGTACCACAGAAAGTATGGTGACAAAGCTAGGAAGTGTTTTACGTCCTGTAAATTTTTCAGGTCATTTTCCTCGCCAAAAGGTGTCAACCAGACAGTAGTACCGACAAATGTTACTGGTCATGCTACTACTCACCTTTCCACGTTCTCGACAAAACCTCTGGCTACAAATTCTTAGTAGACACTGGAGCCGAAGTCAGTGTTATCCCAGTTACGCTAGCCGAGAAACCTATTTCTAAATGTGGAAAATATTCATTGAGAGCAgctaataaaactgaaataaaaacatttggaGAACAACTCTTGACATTAGACTTGGGAATTAGACGTCAACTAAACTGGGTGTTTATTATCGCTGATGTCTTTCACCCCATATTAGTTGCAGATTTCCTAAGCTCCTACAACTTATTAGTCGATGTTAATAAACGAACCGGACAAGCTTCCAGTTGCAAAAGCCGAATTTGAGCACATGATGCGACTTGGAATAATACGTTCGTGGACCTCAGCGAAAGAGCTgagttaaaatataacaatacgcaaagttaccgacaatataccaaaagaattaacactacaaacctaagcgtgtgtctatgattaacgcaaaaggtaacaaattacagttaaacccaaacaaccaataaaggggaaataaagcggaaaatgcattggaaaataagtcgtaagtaaaggggaaatgcgccaaaatgtctgctttaacgcctgtccgggggaaataaagcggaatttcccctttctgtcgctgtttttcaaatgtcgctaaatttccgatttttcccctaaatatccgacgaatagccgacttttcctctaaatatccgacgaatttccgattttcaccctaaatatccaaCGATTTATATCGTAAATATCGGACAGATTTCCGACTTCTACCTTAAATATCCGCTACATTGACTACTTTTTCCACTACATACACACTAATGCATTTGCCGCAACCGCCTCCTGTGTTCGctttcattcccacaacacagTACACGAGTAATGTAaagtacgtaaaatatggtataatttccaaatttttattgaaaacaaaaagttctTCTATGTACAAAGTTATGAGCAGTTGGCAGATGGTAGAGTATCAATGCTCAATATGTAATTGTCATTGTCAcggaccaggcatttcacgtTTTCTTTCTTTCCACCAGGCCTGTTGGACTATGGAGAGTCaaacaattcttgtgaattctaaaatgtgatGAAGAAAAACGTTATTAAATCTAGGAAACTTGTTTTGCACAACAAGGTACTTGAAGCTGAACTTACGGTAATATCCTTGAACACGGAAGACTGTACCTGTAGATAATGCAAAAACAGTAATCACTTTAAAGCCGTACATACGTGTTCTTTGTTCCGTCGATGACGCTTCTGGACTCTGTCTCTCATGTCGTGGAAATAACTTTGCGTAGCCATGTCATATAGTTTCGCAAGGTCTTTCTCGTTGATAGATGACGAAAGGAAACGATTAGTCAGTGCATCTGAGGtttaaaaaccttatttatCTTACTTCGTACGCAGCCGTAAAACCTGCACTTCTGAATCGCTCGTTTTGATGAAGTACCCAGTAACGTGAAATTAATGGCGACTTCAGGTTTCATGATGTAGGACAGAGTATATCGCATAGAGATTTTAGGATCATCATCCATTAGACGTGTCAACATAGCCATCTGTAATAGGAGTGaatgataaaaatcatgttGTGTGCTTACAAATCTGTCCCTCACGTCTTTTTGCTCTCGACAAGCGTCCAAAGTTCCCAGTCCCTCTTCAGATGATAAAGGGAACTGTTGGCTGGATAGTCCACAGTCAAATTGACGCGGATCTTGGCGGTCAGTGAACCTTGAGAGTACCAGCTTAATATTTGtattcaattgacttatgcttgCTGACACTTTAAGCAGCAAAGTATAAATTCTTTCAAATCGGAAAAATAGAAGTAGATCGTAGGGATGACTTACTGAGCAGTTAGGTTTTTATCCTCGGATGTGGAGGGCGAGCTGTCTAATTGTATCGAACTGCTTAATAGACGTGTCCAAATGAAAGATACTTACTTGGCAATGGGAGAGACAACGTTCTCAAACATCCGAAGTTTTGGATATTGGACGCGGGTATTCCCAGCCTGCATCTCCGCGACATCCATGTCCGCGGAATTGTAAAGAAAACTTTCTTTACGTTTTAATGCACTTCTACGAAATGTAAGTAAGATTGTTGAACTGACCTCTTTTGTTGATCTGTGTTTAAGGGCAACGTAGTTTCGTCGGGCGGATAGTTCTCATCAGTAGCATAGCACACTTGCAACGCTGCTAACAATTCATTGGCTGATTTGAGACTTTCTACAAGAAGCGATAATTTGCATGTCTGTAACTAACCGCATTTGTGAACAATACTGCACTTGAACATAGACCAATTTTCTTCAGGTAGGTCATTGTTTTGCAGATGAAGGTCAATGTTTTCCCTCGGATACAGACAGCGTTTTTCTCCAATCACCCAAAGTCCCGATGCAATCACGAACTTACTTTTGCCTTGTTTCTTAAGGATTACGTACTTCTTGATTGGAGACTAAAGATATCATAACAGGAAATTTAAGGAAATACAATTACATTACAGTGTGCAACAAAGGGACAATAACCAAAAGATTAACACAATTAATAGACATACATTTACAGTCAACATCACGGATGGAAACCCAACTGTAAGCACTGCTAACTACGGAGCATTTAAATATTCCTATGTCAGTGGAAGGAAATGGATCTGTAAAGTAATTTTGTGGGTCAGTAAATTGCCTGAATTTCAATAGGCTGCTGTAGGGAATGCACATTATATACCAAGTTCTCACATCCGTAACACCATTCATATTCTCTTAGAAAATTCCTTAAATCCATCCTGACAGATTCTGTAACCCTATTATAAAACTTAGGATGTGCAAGCAAGTACATAGACAAAGCAAGACATTTTAAATTTATATACAAAGGTTCAGGCAGAATATTTTGGAGAATAACCGGGCCTAAGTATAGAAGAAACAACCTACACTCTGACGCTTTCCATACAGATAAGTAGTCTAATGTTCGACATTTACGCGGAAAGTCAGAGGGAGTACTTTCTACGCACCTagatatcaacttatttatGGTCCTAATTACGTTGAgttcatgttctttagtcttttGTGTCCTAATTCTATCCAGAGAGTCACAAGTTTCGTTGTGACACCTAAGTAAACCATGTGCATGGGATCTAAGGGGAAAGTTAATATCATGTCTATTGGTAGACTTTCGAATAAAGAATGACCTTTATGGTGAATATATTGTGTCTGATTCCTGAAAGTGTCGTCCGTTCTTAACGTATATTCACCGTTTGGGAAAGTCATCCTTCCATCAAGTCGTCTACCATTAACCACACACCGGTCGCAACCTGCCTTTCCGTTGTGATTAACAGTGTACCTAACATCCGAACGAGCCGGTGCATCACATATTACTGCACTTAACTTAATAGCTATGTATTTATTGAACCTTACACTTAGTAGACCCGTTTCagtcatttcttttatttcagaaatagtGTCGGCAGAAATTTCGTTGAATTGTGCCGGCTTAGTATTCCCTCCGTAGATCCCTATCATGAAAACCAGATCCTGGGATTATTAACACCGTATGTTGGTAATCTTAGTTCAGAAATAGCGTTGATTGAGTTTAAAACATTATCTTCTGGCTGTGATAAATGAAAGGAGTTGGTTGATGGGCTATCAATATCGATAAGTTTATTAGGGGAGTCCATAatgtcaaaaacaaaaaaatggtgTCGtgccaattaataataatactaaattaTGTAGATATATATAGTCAATgtctataaaaaaataatcgaggctcaccaaataattgtggcggaccagacaatatataaaagcaaaagatatcaacaaagttaataacaaccaatagtaatattaatatatacCAGTTAAATGTTacgaatacaataaataatgggaCTTTACTTAAGTTCACCCGAAATGATGCGTGTTCGACTTTGATCTGgtacaataaatccacaattatagatgcTTAGTAATTCCAAACGTATCGATGATCTCCCCAGTATTGTAATCCAAAGTAAGATATGATGTATTCGCTTTCTCAgtctatgaatgtaaataatatgttTTAGAACTAAGTTAACTCAATTTCGAATGAAAACAGAACGAGGGATGTGTGAGTATTAATGTATTTGATAGCCAGAAAGAAGATGTCACGCTATGTTGGAATCACAACGGAAAgtgtcttcaaggtc encodes the following:
- a CDS encoding XP_018644737.1; translated protein: MVDSSIIPILTYGLESIVLRKQDWSRLEAVLNTVRRIILNINDRKQYTVEQLKLKINLPNLASKIMQNRLNLWYVAHKRPNNLMVRSSNSNFENQCNNRKAHTKNWLRQLFQDIKEMGERLPSNWINQPNKVKINAYQEHFPKIIGKRQLNHVCQNANCNRKFATMKEMNRHIRNDHQNKTSSESQYSCPLSDCNKTYKTLGWLNRHMQSCHPQYNLTKAEPKTKVNKINSKNDQNKCPYPGCNKTLPTKKLMLLD
- a CDS encoding XP_018644738.1; its protein translation is MEVQPLDATWNMSSRVASCTTLTAETTHDRPGSESSNLTTTRTEAHKATKKPVPNWTDTYLISACLTRPPQPILLAKLRIQFADFPYLHCSIARGCSPWRPAADMGTACHENYTASLGFSRADKSVPDTTRRVVLYRS